From a single Agrobacterium tumefaciens genomic region:
- the chpT gene encoding histidine phosphotransferase ChpT encodes MTSKLNITLSGPDLAALLCSRVCHDVISPVGAINNGLELLDEGGTDDDALDLIRTSALNASVRLKFARLAFGASGSAGASIDTGEAEKAAQDFAAAEKKAEVSWNGPRAIVPKNRVKLLLNLFLVAYGAIPRGGNVDVLLESPDGDAKFEITVKGRMMRVPAKFVEIYEGRLEEAVDAHSVQPYYTLLLAEEANMTVEYKVHEDRIVFTAKTVAE; translated from the coding sequence ATGACGAGCAAACTCAATATCACGCTGTCCGGTCCCGATCTGGCGGCTCTTTTGTGCAGTCGCGTGTGCCATGATGTGATTTCTCCTGTCGGCGCCATCAATAACGGCCTCGAACTGCTGGACGAGGGCGGCACGGATGACGATGCGCTCGATCTCATCCGCACGTCAGCCCTTAACGCATCCGTGCGGCTGAAGTTCGCCCGGCTCGCTTTTGGCGCTTCCGGCTCGGCCGGTGCTTCCATCGACACCGGCGAGGCCGAAAAGGCCGCGCAGGATTTCGCTGCGGCTGAGAAGAAGGCTGAAGTCAGCTGGAACGGTCCGCGGGCCATCGTTCCGAAAAATCGTGTCAAACTTCTGCTCAACCTCTTCCTTGTCGCTTACGGCGCAATCCCGCGCGGCGGCAATGTGGATGTGCTGCTGGAAAGCCCCGATGGCGACGCCAAGTTCGAAATCACCGTCAAGGGTCGGATGATGCGCGTTCCGGCCAAGTTCGTGGAGATTTACGAAGGCCGGCTGGAAGAGGCGGTCGATGCCCATTCCGTGCAGCCCTATTACACGCTGCTTCTGGCGGAAGAGGCCAATATGACGGTGGAATATAAGGTGCATGAAGATCGCATCGTCTTTACCGCAAAGACGGTTGCCGAGTGA
- a CDS encoding class I SAM-dependent methyltransferase, protein MNIEDRRFIFQDLRSIEGYIDPPDALVFKALLQAQTRDDLKGGMAEIGVYYGRSYFLLRKFAGTQEKVLGVDLFDLDPPEDGSLDQYERLMENGRRLGFAMDEDLIIRGDSTRLAPAEITSRIGPARFFSIDGGHHLHHVLADAKLAMEVIAPHGIIVFDDTFNPAWPEVTVGVADFLRTHGHSLVCFGMTKYKTYVCRREFHATYAGAIATDPDLQALGHVETQFLGSNVVRLHNPMRRRVMYELMVRSGLGGFSERIYRSKVKQVRDNAAGT, encoded by the coding sequence ATGAATATCGAAGACCGCCGGTTCATATTTCAGGATCTACGCAGCATAGAAGGTTATATCGACCCACCCGATGCGCTTGTCTTCAAGGCTTTGCTGCAGGCGCAGACGCGGGACGATCTCAAGGGTGGAATGGCGGAAATCGGTGTCTATTATGGCCGCTCCTATTTCCTGCTGCGCAAATTCGCTGGGACGCAGGAAAAGGTGCTGGGCGTCGATCTGTTCGATCTTGATCCGCCCGAAGATGGCAGCCTAGACCAATATGAGCGGCTGATGGAAAACGGCCGCCGGCTGGGTTTTGCCATGGATGAGGACTTGATCATCAGGGGCGACAGCACCCGGCTGGCCCCCGCCGAGATCACCTCACGCATCGGCCCGGCGCGCTTCTTCAGCATCGATGGCGGCCACCACCTGCATCACGTGCTGGCGGATGCGAAACTGGCGATGGAGGTGATCGCCCCGCACGGCATCATCGTTTTCGACGATACCTTCAACCCGGCCTGGCCGGAGGTGACGGTGGGTGTGGCCGATTTTCTGCGCACCCATGGCCATAGCCTCGTCTGCTTCGGCATGACCAAATATAAAACCTATGTCTGCCGCCGGGAATTTCACGCGACTTATGCGGGCGCAATTGCCACTGACCCCGATCTGCAGGCGCTTGGCCATGTCGAGACGCAGTTCCTCGGTTCCAACGTCGTGCGCCTGCACAATCCCATGCGGCGACGGGTAATGTATGAGCTGATGGTACGCTCCGGCCTTGGCGGTTTTTCGGAACGAATCTACCGTTCGAAAGTTAAACAGGTCAGAGACAATGCCGCCGGAACATAA
- a CDS encoding RluA family pseudouridine synthase, producing MNDPFKQGGDARKVLIAGEDAEGRLDVWLVGEVGGDLSRSRLKALIEQGAVLLNGTPVTEPKKKVHPGDRIEIVMPEPEDPVPQGEDIPLDVEYEDEDLIVLIKPAGLVVHPGAGNWTGTLVNALIHHCGDSLSGIGGVKRPGIMHRLDKETSGVMVVAKNDNAHRHLAAQFADHGRTGPLERAYKAVVWGRPRTLRGTIDAALGRGADRTKRTVKREDTDDAREAITHYEVMERFHERPDASCLASMVECRLETGRTHQIRVHMAHIGHPLIGDPEYGASFRTKANLLEEPARSTVNRFPRQALHAYLLAFEHPRTGEVMEFETDMPDDMQELLEALRS from the coding sequence ATGAACGACCCCTTTAAACAAGGCGGAGACGCAAGGAAAGTCCTGATTGCCGGGGAAGACGCCGAAGGTCGCCTCGATGTGTGGCTGGTGGGCGAAGTTGGCGGCGATCTGTCACGCAGCCGCCTGAAGGCGCTGATCGAACAGGGCGCCGTCCTTCTCAACGGAACGCCCGTAACCGAACCGAAAAAGAAGGTGCATCCGGGCGATCGCATCGAAATCGTCATGCCGGAACCGGAAGACCCCGTGCCGCAGGGCGAGGATATTCCGCTCGACGTGGAATATGAGGACGAGGACCTGATCGTGCTCATCAAGCCCGCCGGCCTTGTCGTGCATCCGGGCGCCGGCAACTGGACCGGGACGCTGGTCAACGCCCTCATTCACCATTGCGGCGACAGCCTTTCCGGCATTGGCGGCGTGAAGCGGCCGGGCATCATGCACCGGCTGGACAAGGAAACCTCCGGCGTCATGGTCGTGGCGAAAAACGACAATGCCCACCGTCATCTTGCCGCGCAATTTGCCGATCACGGCCGCACCGGGCCGCTGGAGCGGGCCTATAAGGCCGTCGTCTGGGGCCGCCCGCGCACATTGCGCGGCACCATCGATGCTGCCCTTGGCCGCGGCGCCGACCGCACCAAACGCACCGTCAAACGTGAGGATACCGATGACGCCCGCGAAGCGATCACCCATTACGAGGTAATGGAACGCTTCCATGAACGGCCTGACGCATCCTGCCTCGCCTCCATGGTGGAGTGCCGCCTGGAAACCGGCCGCACCCACCAGATCCGCGTGCATATGGCCCATATCGGCCATCCGCTGATCGGCGATCCCGAATATGGCGCGTCCTTCCGCACCAAGGCGAACCTTTTGGAAGAACCGGCCAGAAGCACCGTCAACCGCTTTCCGCGACAGGCGCTGCATGCCTATCTGCTGGCCTTCGAACACCCTCGCACCGGCGAGGTGATGGAGTTCGAAACCGATATGCCTGACGATATGCAAGAACTGCTTGAAGCCCTGCGCAGCTGA
- a CDS encoding TrmH family RNA methyltransferase, translating to MPSEGNEGVLLDGRALIPVEDPADPRIAAFRDIRERDLTGRQGRFIAEGTVVLRMLAAAHKAGGAFAAESILILKNRLAGVADILADFPDDVPVYVAEAPVLDGIVGFHLHRGILALGRRVERDGLEEMTAALPAASLVLVGCGISNHDNLGAMFRNAAAFYADAVLLDETCCDPLYRKALRVSVGSVLSVPYHRGGAAVEMLERLSEAGFAIWSLSPNGETEIRDIPRSERMALVIGTEGEGLPQSVLSRFHTARIAQSPQLDSLNAGTASGLALYQMAGVMGRI from the coding sequence ATGCCCAGTGAGGGCAACGAGGGTGTGCTGCTGGATGGGCGGGCGCTGATTCCGGTCGAAGACCCGGCCGATCCGCGCATCGCCGCCTTTCGCGATATTCGCGAGCGTGACCTGACCGGGCGTCAGGGCCGCTTCATTGCCGAAGGCACGGTGGTGCTGCGCATGCTGGCCGCCGCCCACAAAGCGGGTGGCGCCTTTGCGGCGGAAAGCATTCTCATCCTCAAAAACCGGCTTGCCGGCGTTGCCGATATTCTTGCCGATTTCCCTGATGATGTTCCCGTTTATGTGGCCGAAGCGCCGGTGCTTGACGGTATCGTCGGTTTCCACCTGCATCGCGGCATTCTGGCGCTCGGCCGCCGGGTGGAACGCGATGGGCTGGAGGAGATGACGGCCGCGCTTCCGGCCGCCTCGCTGGTGCTGGTGGGCTGCGGTATTTCCAATCACGATAATCTCGGCGCGATGTTCCGCAATGCGGCGGCGTTTTATGCTGATGCAGTGTTGCTGGACGAGACGTGCTGCGACCCGCTCTATCGCAAGGCGCTGCGGGTTTCCGTTGGGTCGGTCCTTTCTGTGCCCTATCATCGCGGTGGTGCTGCGGTGGAGATGCTGGAGCGGCTGTCCGAGGCCGGTTTTGCCATCTGGAGCCTTTCGCCAAACGGCGAGACCGAAATCCGTGATATTCCCCGTTCAGAGCGCATGGCGCTTGTCATCGGCACGGAAGGCGAGGGGTTGCCGCAATCGGTGCTGTCGCGGTTTCATACCGCGCGGATTGCGCAGTCGCCGCAGCTGGATAGCTTGAATGCGGGCACGGCTTCGGGTCTGGCGCTTTATCAGATGGCAGGGGTGATGGGGCGGATTTAA
- a CDS encoding DUF1134 domain-containing protein produces MTMRLTKTRTIARLGLGKIFALLASLLMWVAPAFAQTSDQYSIQEVVDAGHGFFGETTGGLAKVVERAFQQYGLPNGYILGQEGSGAFVAGLTYGEGTLYTKNAGQHPVFWQGPSLGLDYGGQGTRAMMLVYNLPSVDALYRRYGGVSGSAFIVAGVGMTYLKSSDVTLAPIRTGIGARLGINVGYLKLTQQPTWNPF; encoded by the coding sequence ATGACGATGCGCCTTACGAAAACCCGCACCATTGCACGCCTCGGACTGGGAAAGATTTTCGCGCTCCTTGCGAGCCTCTTGATGTGGGTCGCACCGGCCTTTGCCCAGACCAGCGATCAATATTCCATCCAGGAAGTCGTGGATGCAGGCCACGGATTCTTCGGTGAAACCACCGGCGGCCTTGCCAAGGTGGTGGAGCGCGCCTTCCAGCAATACGGACTTCCGAACGGTTACATTCTTGGCCAGGAAGGCTCCGGCGCCTTCGTTGCCGGCCTCACCTATGGTGAAGGCACGCTTTATACCAAGAATGCCGGCCAGCATCCGGTGTTCTGGCAGGGCCCGTCGCTCGGGCTTGATTATGGCGGTCAGGGCACCCGCGCCATGATGCTGGTTTATAATCTTCCCTCCGTCGATGCACTTTACCGCCGTTATGGCGGTGTCAGCGGTTCCGCCTTCATCGTCGCTGGCGTCGGCATGACCTATCTGAAGAGCAGCGATGTGACGCTCGCCCCCATCCGCACCGGCATCGGCGCACGCCTCGGCATCAATGTCGGTTACCTGAAGCTTACCCAGCAGCCGACCTGGAACCCCTTCTGA
- the rpoH gene encoding RNA polymerase sigma factor RpoH — translation MARNSLPTITAGEAGLNRYLDDIRKFPMLEPQEEYMLGKRYAEHGDRDAAHKLVTSHLRLVAKIAMGYRGYGLPIGEVVSEGNVGLMQAVKKFDPERGFRLATYAMWWIKASIQEYILRSWSLVKMGTTANQKRLFFNLRRLKGRIQAIDDGDLKPEHVKEIATKLQVSEEEVISMNRRLHGDASLNAPIKASEGESGQWQDWLVDDHDSQEAVLIEQDELETRRRMLAKAMGVLNDRERRIFEARRLAEDPVTLEELSSEFDISRERVRQIEVRAFEKVQEAVQKEALEAARALRVVDA, via the coding sequence ATGGCCCGCAATAGTTTGCCTACGATTACGGCCGGTGAAGCCGGTCTCAATAGATATCTCGACGACATCCGTAAATTTCCGATGCTGGAGCCGCAGGAAGAGTACATGCTTGGCAAGCGTTACGCCGAGCATGGCGACCGCGACGCCGCCCATAAGCTCGTCACCAGCCATCTGCGTCTCGTTGCCAAGATTGCCATGGGTTATCGCGGTTATGGCCTGCCGATCGGCGAAGTCGTGTCCGAAGGCAATGTCGGCCTGATGCAGGCGGTGAAGAAGTTCGATCCGGAACGCGGTTTCCGTCTTGCCACCTATGCCATGTGGTGGATCAAGGCCTCGATCCAGGAATATATCCTGCGTTCGTGGTCGTTGGTAAAGATGGGCACGACGGCCAACCAGAAGCGACTGTTCTTCAACCTGCGCCGGCTGAAGGGCCGTATCCAGGCAATCGACGACGGTGATCTGAAGCCGGAACACGTCAAGGAAATCGCCACCAAGCTGCAGGTTTCCGAAGAAGAAGTCATCTCGATGAACCGCCGCCTGCATGGCGACGCGTCTCTGAATGCGCCGATCAAGGCTTCCGAAGGTGAGTCCGGCCAATGGCAGGACTGGCTGGTGGACGACCATGACAGCCAGGAAGCCGTGTTGATCGAGCAGGACGAACTGGAAACCCGCCGCCGCATGCTGGCAAAGGCCATGGGCGTGCTGAACGACCGTGAGCGCCGTATCTTCGAGGCTCGCCGCCTTGCGGAAGATCCGGTGACGCTGGAGGAACTCTCCTCAGAGTTCGACATCAGCCGCGAACGCGTGCGCCAGATCGAGGTTCGCGCTTTCGAGAAGGTTCAGGAAGCGGTGCAGAAGGAAGCGCTGGAAGCTGCGCGCGCATTGCGCGTGGTGGATGCGTAA